A window of Vigna unguiculata cultivar IT97K-499-35 chromosome 4, ASM411807v1, whole genome shotgun sequence contains these coding sequences:
- the LOC114181071 gene encoding stress-induced protein KIN2-like: protein MQHKMDSQNASYNVGQAKGQAQEKASNMMDKASDAANSAQDSMQQVGQQMQEKAQGAADSIKSALNSKN from the exons ATGCAACATAAGATGGACTCCCAAAATGCAAGCTACAATGTTGGGCAAGCCAAGGGTCAAGCTCAG GAAAAGGCTAGCAACATGATGGACAAGGCTAGCGATGCTGCTAATTCTGCTCAAGATTCCATGCAACAG GTTGGGCAACAAATGCAGGAAAAGGCACAAGGAGCTGCTGATTCTATCAAGAGTGCTTTGAATTCAAAGAATTAA
- the LOC114180286 gene encoding stress-induced protein KIN2-like — MDSQNASYNAGQAKGQAQEKASNMMDKASDAAHSAQDSMQQGGQQMKEKAQGAADGIKNTLNSNN, encoded by the exons ATGGACTCCCAAAATGCAAGCTACAACGCTGGTCAAGCTAAGGGCCAAGCTCAG GAAAAGGCTAGCAACATGATGGACAAGGCTAGCGATGCTGCTCATTCTGCTCAAGATTCTATGCAACAG GGTGGACAACAAATGAAGGAAAAGGCACAAGGAGCTGCCGATGGTATCAAGAATACTTTGAAttcaaataactaa